In Gossypium hirsutum isolate 1008001.06 chromosome D06, Gossypium_hirsutum_v2.1, whole genome shotgun sequence, one genomic interval encodes:
- the LOC107889684 gene encoding uncharacterized protein isoform X2, translating to MASSLLVNGLKALFLVLWCLMVTTLIYTISIDGLPFRWEILTRWMAATLVDFYINVVPFAVWVSYKESSLIAATLWVILLVCLGSITTSGYLFIQFLNLSAQESLEDPIYHVLLNQANKDGTKPKGKHSSVAIARILFSVLGCLMLGILIYTLLTDGSPFRKELLTPWMTATLIDFCINVVALSVWVAYKESNWTTAFFWIVLLISFGSITTCAYIVKELFKLAWQDPLYLILIRKDNRTQV from the exons ATGGCGAGTTCTCTGCTAGTGAATGGCTTAAAAGCTCTCTTCTTAGTTCTGTGGTGCTTGATGGTAACCACTCTCATTTACACCATCTCCATTGATGGCCTCCCTTTCCGCTGGGAAATTCTTACTCG GTGGATGGCTGCAACGCTGGTTGATTTCTACATTAATGTTGTACCTTTCGCG GTTTGGGTTTCCTACAAGGAATCAAGTTTGATTGCTGCAACACTTTGGGTAATTCTGCTTGTATGTCTTGGAAG TATTACAACATCTGGCTACCTTTTTATTCAATTCCTCAACTTGTCTGCTCAAGAATCTCTGGAAGATCCCATTTATCATGTTCTATTGAACCAAGCGAACAA GGATGGTACAAAACCTAAAGGGAAACATTCCTCTGTTGCGATTGCAAGAATACTCTTTAGCGTTTTGGGTTGCTTGATGCTGGGAATTTTGATCTACACTCTCTTAACTGATGGTTCACCATTCCGCAAAGAGCTGCTAACTCC GTGGATGACAGCTACACTGATTGATTTCTGTATAAACGTTGTTGCTCTGTCG GTTTGGGTTGCCTACAAAGAATCAAATTGGACTACTGCATTTTTCTGGATTGTCCTACTTATAAGTTTTGGCAG CATTACCACATGTGCCTACATTGTCAAAGAACTCTTTAAGCTCGCTTGGCAAGATCCTCTCTACCTTATTTTGATAAGAAAAGACAACAG AACACAGGTATGA
- the LOC107889684 gene encoding uncharacterized protein isoform X1 — protein sequence MASSLLVNGLKALFLVLWCLMVTTLIYTISIDGLPFRWEILTRWMAATLVDFYINVVPFAVWVSYKESSLIAATLWVILLVCLGSITTSGYLFIQFLNLSAQESLEDPIYHVLLNQANKDGTKPKGKHSSVAIARILFSVLGCLMLGILIYTLLTDGSPFRKELLTPWMTATLIDFCINVVALSVWVAYKESNWTTAFFWIVLLISFGSITTCAYIVKELFKLAWQDPLYLILIRKDNRAEHRYESL from the exons ATGGCGAGTTCTCTGCTAGTGAATGGCTTAAAAGCTCTCTTCTTAGTTCTGTGGTGCTTGATGGTAACCACTCTCATTTACACCATCTCCATTGATGGCCTCCCTTTCCGCTGGGAAATTCTTACTCG GTGGATGGCTGCAACGCTGGTTGATTTCTACATTAATGTTGTACCTTTCGCG GTTTGGGTTTCCTACAAGGAATCAAGTTTGATTGCTGCAACACTTTGGGTAATTCTGCTTGTATGTCTTGGAAG TATTACAACATCTGGCTACCTTTTTATTCAATTCCTCAACTTGTCTGCTCAAGAATCTCTGGAAGATCCCATTTATCATGTTCTATTGAACCAAGCGAACAA GGATGGTACAAAACCTAAAGGGAAACATTCCTCTGTTGCGATTGCAAGAATACTCTTTAGCGTTTTGGGTTGCTTGATGCTGGGAATTTTGATCTACACTCTCTTAACTGATGGTTCACCATTCCGCAAAGAGCTGCTAACTCC GTGGATGACAGCTACACTGATTGATTTCTGTATAAACGTTGTTGCTCTGTCG GTTTGGGTTGCCTACAAAGAATCAAATTGGACTACTGCATTTTTCTGGATTGTCCTACTTATAAGTTTTGGCAG CATTACCACATGTGCCTACATTGTCAAAGAACTCTTTAAGCTCGCTTGGCAAGATCCTCTCTACCTTATTTTGATAAGAAAAGACAACAG GGCAGAACACAGGTATGAGAGCCTATAA